In Agarivorans gilvus, one genomic interval encodes:
- a CDS encoding GNAT family N-acetyltransferase, which yields MQICQSNRLIVRRLVPEDVFVLTDILSDPDVMKYSIRGVCDEVATRHFIEWCLACYQSHGVGPWALIDKKSSELIGFCGVGPESVGGVEEISLGYRLAKNYWNKGFASEAAKAVIKYVFDNRLFDSVVAIIEPEHVASLKVAEKAGFSCFNVVEFHGRPVRLYRLTKQQWKTKNMHATSR from the coding sequence GTGCAAATTTGTCAATCTAACCGTTTGATTGTGCGACGGCTGGTGCCTGAGGACGTTTTTGTATTGACCGACATTCTTAGTGACCCAGACGTGATGAAGTACTCGATTCGCGGCGTTTGCGACGAGGTCGCCACTCGTCATTTTATTGAATGGTGTTTAGCTTGTTATCAATCACATGGCGTTGGGCCATGGGCTCTTATCGATAAAAAATCTTCTGAACTGATTGGTTTCTGCGGTGTTGGCCCAGAATCGGTCGGCGGTGTTGAGGAAATCAGTCTTGGTTACCGACTGGCGAAGAATTATTGGAATAAAGGTTTTGCATCTGAGGCTGCTAAGGCCGTTATCAAGTATGTTTTCGATAATCGCTTATTTGACTCAGTGGTCGCTATTATAGAGCCAGAGCATGTCGCATCGCTGAAGGTGGCTGAGAAGGCGGGGTTTTCTTGTTTTAATGTAGTAGAGTTTCATGGGCGTCCAGTGAGACTATATCGACTGACTAAACAACAATGGAAAACAAAAAACATGCACGCAACAAGCCGGTGA
- a CDS encoding PhzF family phenazine biosynthesis protein: MKEVEAFWVNSFTQNGTGGNPAGVVLHADHLSNDERLQIAQAVGYSETAFVSRDDEVDFALAFFTVTGEVDFCGHATLAAFSTMYQAGIITEGSYRQRTKAGILAVTIEANGHIVMEQKLPEYRGAFSYEQISALIGLDSIILESTQLPIEVISTGLADMIVPVPYGYLDSIQVNQNLTSDFCKKYDVVSIHAFELSDQTSMLTASCRNFAPLFGIPEESATGSASGALACYLSKHLSRTHLNNFTFEQGRAMECVSKITASVESSELGITKVSVGGFAHNVGRQTIHLQ; encoded by the coding sequence TTGAAGGAAGTTGAAGCGTTTTGGGTTAATTCTTTCACCCAGAATGGAACCGGTGGAAATCCTGCTGGCGTGGTGCTACATGCCGACCACTTATCCAACGACGAAAGATTACAAATAGCCCAAGCTGTTGGTTATTCTGAAACTGCATTTGTATCTCGCGATGACGAGGTCGATTTTGCGCTGGCTTTCTTCACGGTAACCGGCGAAGTTGATTTTTGTGGGCACGCCACCTTAGCTGCGTTTTCAACAATGTATCAAGCGGGCATCATAACCGAAGGTTCATATCGCCAAAGAACTAAAGCAGGAATACTTGCGGTAACCATAGAGGCAAATGGTCATATAGTTATGGAGCAGAAGCTACCTGAGTATCGCGGAGCGTTTAGTTATGAGCAGATATCAGCCTTAATTGGGCTGGATTCGATAATACTTGAGTCTACTCAGTTACCGATCGAGGTCATTTCAACAGGCTTAGCAGACATGATAGTGCCTGTGCCATATGGGTATCTCGATAGCATACAAGTGAATCAAAATTTAACCAGTGACTTCTGTAAAAAGTATGATGTTGTCAGTATTCACGCTTTTGAATTGAGCGATCAAACCAGCATGCTGACAGCAAGTTGTCGTAACTTTGCTCCATTGTTTGGTATTCCTGAGGAGTCTGCGACAGGGAGTGCCAGTGGTGCCTTAGCCTGTTACTTAAGCAAACACCTAAGTCGCACACATTTGAATAACTTTACTTTTGAGCAAGGTCGGGCAATGGAATGTGTTTCAAAAATTACAGCGTCGGTTGAGTCTAGCGAGCTGGGTATAACTAAGGTGAGCGTTGGTGGTTTTGCTCATAACGTTGGTAGGCAAACCATCCATTTACAATAA
- a CDS encoding GNAT family N-acetyltransferase, whose amino-acid sequence MLLIREMTISDYQEVISLWRRSQGMTLRDADSKENIEAYLARNQGLSFVAVDSNVIVAAVLAGTDGRRGYLQHLTVSLGHQSKGIGRQLVESVVCALDRYGISKTHLFVHHSNNNAQQFYQKMGWFPRDEVRMFSYNSSLNVEV is encoded by the coding sequence GTGCTATTAATTCGAGAAATGACCATTTCTGATTACCAAGAAGTAATCAGTCTTTGGAGGCGTTCACAAGGGATGACTCTTCGAGATGCCGATTCCAAGGAAAATATTGAAGCCTACTTGGCCCGCAATCAGGGTTTGAGCTTTGTTGCTGTTGACAGCAATGTTATTGTTGCCGCCGTGCTTGCGGGCACGGATGGGCGTAGAGGTTACTTACAACATTTAACGGTATCCTTAGGTCACCAATCAAAAGGCATTGGGCGTCAATTAGTTGAGAGTGTTGTATGTGCTTTGGACCGTTATGGAATATCGAAAACTCATCTTTTTGTGCATCACAGCAACAATAATGCTCAGCAGTTTTATCAGAAAATGGGATGGTTTCCCCGAGATGAGGTACGAATGTTTTCCTACAACTCATCGTTAAATGTGGAAGTGTAA
- a CDS encoding GrpB family protein: MSQRIIEVVDYRQQWREDFVREKQLISSVLTTTNINAIHHIGSTSVEGLCAKPIIDILLEVKSLDVLDDQSEEMVSLGYVVKGEFGIQGRRYFQKGGIQRTHQVHAFLANSPEATRHLAFRDYLRAFPDVALKYGEIKRAGAAICNHDIDVYIDYKNSFIQEYEAKAVRWQSELTNRIR, translated from the coding sequence ATGAGTCAAAGAATTATTGAAGTTGTTGATTATCGGCAGCAATGGCGGGAAGATTTTGTCAGAGAAAAACAGCTAATCAGCTCAGTTTTAACAACAACCAATATTAATGCGATACATCATATCGGTAGTACGTCGGTTGAAGGCTTATGTGCCAAACCCATTATCGACATTCTTTTGGAAGTGAAAAGTCTAGACGTTTTAGATGACCAATCTGAAGAGATGGTTTCTCTGGGGTATGTTGTTAAGGGCGAATTTGGTATTCAAGGCCGTCGTTATTTCCAAAAAGGCGGAATACAGCGAACTCATCAGGTTCATGCGTTCTTAGCTAACTCTCCGGAGGCTACAAGGCATCTCGCATTTCGTGACTATTTAAGGGCTTTTCCTGATGTCGCACTCAAATATGGCGAAATAAAAAGGGCGGGAGCAGCTATTTGTAACCATGACATAGATGTTTACATTGATTATAAAAATAGTTTTATACAAGAATACGAAGCTAAAGCAGTAAGGTGGCAAAGCGAGCTAACCAATCGCATCCGTTGA
- a CDS encoding DUF5062 family protein encodes MKKFKHEAQLLKKAIQIGEVYALQRGFAKFPPGISEKDKVEALYMLLAEDKRITPLPKDKQSGPEMRHKLVIWLANQLPKDHELLEN; translated from the coding sequence GTGAAAAAATTCAAGCATGAAGCACAGTTGCTCAAAAAAGCCATTCAGATCGGCGAGGTATACGCACTACAACGTGGCTTCGCCAAATTTCCTCCCGGCATTTCGGAAAAAGACAAAGTGGAAGCCTTGTACATGCTTTTAGCCGAAGACAAGCGCATTACCCCGCTGCCGAAAGACAAGCAAAGCGGACCAGAAATGCGCCATAAACTGGTGATATGGCTGGCCAACCAATTACCGAAAGACCATGAACTCTTAGAAAACTAA
- the ytfT gene encoding galactofuranose ABC transporter, ATP-binding protein YtfT gives MTAYNTSTPVKLANKRKFTLPKGAPQVAALLLLFLINAIIADNFFSIHIQDGRLFGSVIDIFNRGAPVALLTIGMTLVIATGGIDLSVGAVMAISGAVLASMASQDYSPGIILMCALLSGVVCGLWNGLLVAVFKIQPIVATLILMVAGRGIAQLITQGQIVTFNNDILSWFGSGSFLLLPTPIVLLIIAAICIWCLTKKTALGLFIESVGINIKAAKNAGINTPAIVMSVYAISGLMAALAGIVVAADIKGADANNAGLWLEMDAILAVVIGGTSLMGGRFNLLLALVGAFIIQSINTGILLSGYQPQWNHIVKSIVVLLVLVMQSPAVIKLIKGKQKS, from the coding sequence ATGACAGCATATAATACCTCTACCCCAGTCAAGCTTGCTAATAAACGCAAATTTACTCTACCCAAAGGCGCGCCGCAGGTGGCCGCCTTACTACTGTTATTTTTAATTAATGCGATTATTGCCGACAACTTCTTTTCTATTCATATTCAAGATGGTCGCTTGTTTGGCAGCGTGATTGATATTTTTAACCGCGGTGCCCCAGTAGCACTGCTCACCATTGGTATGACCTTAGTGATTGCAACCGGAGGCATCGACCTTTCAGTGGGTGCGGTGATGGCAATCAGTGGCGCAGTATTGGCGAGCATGGCCTCGCAAGATTACTCGCCCGGCATCATCCTAATGTGCGCCCTGCTCTCTGGTGTGGTCTGTGGTTTATGGAACGGTTTATTGGTGGCCGTGTTTAAGATCCAGCCGATTGTGGCCACACTGATCTTAATGGTGGCTGGTCGCGGCATTGCCCAACTAATAACCCAAGGACAAATCGTAACCTTTAATAATGATATTTTGTCGTGGTTTGGCAGCGGTTCTTTCTTATTGCTCCCTACGCCCATTGTATTGCTGATTATCGCCGCCATCTGTATTTGGTGTTTAACCAAGAAAACCGCCCTTGGGCTATTTATTGAATCGGTAGGCATTAACATTAAGGCCGCGAAAAACGCCGGAATCAATACTCCTGCCATTGTGATGAGTGTTTACGCGATTAGCGGTTTAATGGCGGCACTCGCGGGTATTGTAGTCGCCGCAGACATCAAAGGCGCCGACGCCAATAATGCCGGGTTATGGTTAGAGATGGATGCCATTTTGGCGGTGGTTATTGGAGGCACCTCATTAATGGGTGGCCGCTTCAACTTACTACTTGCGTTAGTTGGCGCCTTCATTATTCAAAGTATTAACACCGGTATTCTTCTCTCTGGCTACCAACCTCAGTGGAACCATATTGTTAAGTCGATTGTGGTCTTGCTGGTGCTGGTAATGCAATCACCTGCGGTTATTAAACTCATCAAAGGGAAGCAAAAATCATGA
- a CDS encoding STAS/SEC14 domain-containing protein: MFKVTKVAENRLDIAFGGKLDSDEMKAALDELQQQAEGIEDGVMLYRIEDFAMPTLSAMAVEFTRLPEMFAMIRCFRKAAVLCDKQWVQTISELEGKLIPGLSIKAFDMDQQQDAERWLRS, from the coding sequence ATGTTTAAAGTGACTAAGGTAGCGGAGAACCGCCTTGATATTGCGTTTGGTGGCAAGTTAGATAGCGACGAAATGAAAGCGGCTTTGGATGAATTGCAACAACAGGCCGAAGGAATAGAAGATGGCGTGATGTTATACCGGATTGAAGATTTTGCCATGCCCACTTTAAGTGCCATGGCGGTAGAATTTACTCGTTTGCCGGAGATGTTTGCAATGATTCGATGTTTTAGGAAGGCGGCGGTACTGTGTGATAAGCAATGGGTGCAAACCATTAGTGAGTTAGAGGGTAAATTGATCCCTGGTTTAAGCATTAAAGCTTTCGATATGGACCAGCAACAAGATGCAGAGCGTTGGCTGCGTAGTTAA
- a CDS encoding arginase family protein → MTSHFDIIGAPFNQLGFVTSQENTVDGLRRMNEISSVGLTDWIQIRNDRWGADIIDQGDVEVSDEVHDLISKGNKDEALRIYSSHLKEQVLGSYMNNRVPIIIGGDHSIAVGTIQAALSHYQKNRGEKIAIVWVDAHADCNNTLDSNLHGKPLALLMNQYAHNGWSVPSDVALKPQDVFYVGLRDLMLCEYELIERLNITNFDMMCIEQKGFNTVVGTLMERLENEYDGIYLSFDYDALDGSLFRACATPNVGGLTARESLYLVHSIASSDKFIGAEFVEYLPERDSSGASKELMIKLIDAVWGFKS, encoded by the coding sequence ATGACAAGCCATTTCGACATTATCGGAGCCCCCTTCAATCAACTGGGTTTTGTGACAAGCCAAGAAAACACGGTTGATGGGTTACGACGAATGAACGAAATATCATCGGTAGGTCTTACCGATTGGATCCAAATCAGAAATGATAGATGGGGCGCTGATATTATTGACCAAGGGGATGTGGAAGTCAGCGATGAAGTTCATGATTTGATTTCCAAAGGTAACAAAGATGAAGCCTTGCGAATTTATTCTAGCCACCTCAAGGAGCAAGTATTGGGGAGTTATATGAATAATCGCGTCCCCATTATCATCGGCGGTGACCATTCGATAGCGGTAGGTACAATTCAAGCTGCGTTAAGCCATTACCAAAAAAATCGAGGTGAAAAAATTGCGATTGTTTGGGTAGATGCTCACGCTGATTGCAACAACACTCTCGACAGCAATTTGCACGGCAAGCCCTTGGCATTGTTAATGAATCAATATGCTCATAATGGCTGGTCTGTTCCTTCTGATGTCGCGTTAAAGCCTCAAGATGTGTTTTATGTGGGGCTTAGAGATTTAATGCTCTGTGAGTACGAACTTATTGAAAGACTTAATATAACCAACTTCGACATGATGTGTATCGAGCAGAAAGGCTTTAATACTGTAGTTGGCACCTTAATGGAAAGATTAGAGAACGAGTATGACGGTATTTACCTGTCATTTGATTATGATGCCTTAGATGGTTCTCTATTCCGTGCATGTGCGACGCCTAATGTTGGTGGTTTAACTGCGAGAGAATCGTTGTATTTAGTTCATTCAATTGCTTCGAGTGACAAGTTTATTGGAGCTGAGTTTGTTGAATATCTCCCCGAGCGCGACAGCAGCGGTGCATCAAAGGAGCTAATGATTAAACTTATCGATGCCGTCTGGGGCTTTAAGTCCTAG
- a CDS encoding DJ-1/PfpI family protein → MDIAVLTFEGFNELDSFIASGILNRMKGAGWNVQITSPSKYVTSMNGVTIQSQQALEFANHANVVLFGSGIHTRDIAQDRGILARLKLNPDTQLIGGQCSGTLLMAVLGLLHQVPACTDLTTKPWVIESGVTVLEQPFYAKGNLATAGGCLSSKYLAAWVISKLSGRAEAESAIHYVAPVGEKESTVQHCMSVVGAYL, encoded by the coding sequence ATGGATATTGCGGTACTAACTTTTGAGGGATTTAATGAGCTAGATTCGTTTATAGCATCGGGCATTTTGAACCGAATGAAAGGTGCCGGTTGGAATGTGCAAATAACAAGTCCATCTAAGTATGTTACGTCCATGAATGGAGTTACTATTCAATCTCAACAAGCGCTAGAATTTGCTAATCATGCAAACGTTGTATTATTTGGCAGTGGTATTCATACCCGTGATATTGCCCAAGACCGAGGCATACTAGCAAGGCTGAAGCTTAATCCCGATACTCAGTTAATTGGTGGCCAGTGTTCAGGTACATTGTTGATGGCTGTATTGGGTTTGTTGCATCAAGTGCCAGCTTGTACCGATTTAACAACGAAACCTTGGGTTATTGAGTCAGGCGTTACAGTTTTAGAGCAGCCTTTTTACGCTAAAGGAAATCTTGCAACTGCGGGTGGGTGTTTGTCATCAAAGTACTTGGCTGCGTGGGTTATTAGTAAGCTATCAGGTCGGGCAGAAGCCGAATCGGCAATTCATTATGTTGCACCAGTTGGTGAAAAAGAAAGCACCGTTCAACACTGTATGTCGGTTGTAGGTGCTTACCTATAG
- the ytfR gene encoding galactofuranose ABC transporter, ATP-binding protein YtfR, translated as MSSTSDGTQTILSAKGVSKHFPGVKALQNVDFSLRKGEIMALLGENGAGKSTLVKTLTGVYQRDHGDIFLEGELISPQNTAHAQQLGIGTVYQEVNLLPNMSVMDNLFIGNEPKKWGLVDRKAMAKQAEAIVKSYGLNLDVTQALNNFSVAIQQVISIARAISLSAKILILDEPTASLDSGEVKMLFGIMRDLRDKGVSLVFITHFLDQVYEVSDRITVLRNGQLVGTHETKQLPQIELIKLMLGRELEDNALKRAGKTKLSDQAVVEFNDYGKKGSIVPFNLKVHAGEIVGLAGLLGSGRTETAKVIFGIDPNDRGTCKLKGRPVKIKSARQASLMGFGFCPEDRKTDGIIGAASVRENIILALQAQRGWFKPLSRTEQEEVSARFIKQLDIKTPNIEQPIEFLSGGNQQKVLLARWLLTKPKFLILDEPTRGIDVGAHAEIIRLIESLCANGLALLVISSELEELVGYADRVIVLRDRKQVAEIPTEDLSVPAIMQAIAM; from the coding sequence ATGTCTTCAACCAGTGACGGTACCCAAACTATTTTAAGCGCCAAGGGAGTGAGCAAGCACTTCCCTGGTGTAAAAGCCTTACAAAATGTCGATTTTTCTTTAAGAAAAGGCGAGATCATGGCTTTGCTCGGGGAGAATGGCGCAGGTAAATCTACCCTAGTAAAAACGCTAACCGGCGTATATCAACGCGATCACGGCGATATTTTTCTCGAAGGGGAACTCATTTCTCCACAAAATACCGCCCATGCCCAACAATTAGGCATAGGTACGGTTTACCAAGAAGTAAATCTACTACCTAATATGTCGGTCATGGACAATCTCTTCATTGGCAACGAACCTAAAAAATGGGGTTTAGTTGACCGTAAAGCCATGGCTAAACAAGCCGAAGCCATCGTTAAAAGTTACGGCCTTAACTTAGATGTTACTCAAGCACTCAACAATTTTTCAGTCGCTATTCAGCAGGTTATCTCCATCGCGCGGGCTATTTCTTTATCAGCCAAGATATTAATCCTCGACGAACCCACCGCCAGTTTAGACAGTGGTGAAGTGAAAATGCTATTTGGCATCATGCGAGACCTGAGAGATAAAGGCGTCAGTCTAGTGTTTATTACTCACTTCCTCGACCAAGTTTACGAGGTAAGCGACCGCATCACCGTATTGCGCAATGGTCAATTAGTGGGAACTCATGAGACTAAGCAGCTACCACAAATCGAATTAATCAAGCTAATGTTAGGTCGAGAGCTAGAAGACAATGCGCTAAAACGTGCAGGTAAAACCAAATTAAGTGACCAAGCGGTAGTTGAATTTAATGACTACGGTAAAAAAGGCAGTATCGTACCCTTCAACTTAAAAGTGCACGCTGGCGAAATTGTTGGCTTAGCTGGTCTATTGGGTTCTGGTCGAACCGAAACCGCGAAAGTAATCTTTGGCATTGACCCTAACGACAGAGGAACTTGTAAACTCAAAGGCCGGCCGGTAAAAATCAAATCAGCACGTCAGGCCTCCTTGATGGGCTTTGGCTTTTGCCCCGAAGACCGCAAAACCGACGGTATTATTGGTGCAGCCTCGGTGCGTGAAAATATTATTTTGGCACTGCAAGCACAACGAGGTTGGTTTAAGCCCTTATCACGCACCGAGCAAGAAGAAGTATCGGCGCGTTTCATTAAACAACTGGACATTAAAACCCCCAATATCGAACAACCCATCGAGTTCCTTTCTGGTGGTAACCAGCAAAAAGTTCTGTTGGCGCGCTGGCTACTCACCAAACCTAAGTTTCTCATTCTAGATGAGCCCACCCGCGGTATTGACGTAGGCGCCCATGCCGAGATTATTCGTTTAATTGAATCCTTGTGCGCCAATGGACTTGCCTTGTTAGTAATATCGTCAGAGTTGGAAGAACTAGTAGGCTATGCCGACCGAGTCATTGTGCTACGTGACCGAAAACAGGTGGCAGAAATTCCCACGGAAGATCTGTCTGTTCCCGCCATTATGCAAGCGATAGCGATGTGA
- a CDS encoding 8-oxoguanine deaminase: MSQLADEPRIWIANPMAVFSGAMSGEDTERDCRGGVVVQGTRIVECVAGGQQASLSVDQIVDASDAVLLPGLINTHHHFYQTLTRCVPSAINQELFPWLQSLYPIWSGLSDKHIEAATELACWELMLSGCSTVADHHYVFNQGLSEAIDIQAEVVGRLGLRATLTRGSMSLSQKDGGLPPDSVVQTEQQILDDSLRLAQRYHDAAEGSMLQLALAPCSPFSVTEDLMRETAILAKQQGLRLHTHLAETIDENEFCVRKLGMRPVDYLEHCDWMGPQTWLAHGIHFNLEEIQRLGQHQVGIAHCPTSNMLLASGICPTLDLAAAGCKVGLAVDGSASNDGSNMVQELRHSLLQQRLRYGASKITHQQVLHWATQGSAEVLGRQDIGVLAPGKQADLALYKLDELRFSGSHDPLAAIVLCGASEVSKLMVAGKWVIEDPQQTREQLNELISRHQQLAKQLLA, translated from the coding sequence TTGTCACAACTAGCTGATGAACCGCGTATTTGGATAGCCAACCCTATGGCAGTATTTAGTGGCGCGATGAGTGGGGAAGACACAGAGCGAGATTGCCGAGGTGGGGTGGTGGTGCAAGGGACACGCATTGTGGAATGTGTCGCAGGCGGCCAACAAGCGAGTCTATCAGTCGATCAAATTGTCGATGCTAGCGATGCGGTATTACTGCCGGGCTTGATTAATACCCACCACCATTTTTATCAAACCTTGACCCGTTGTGTGCCTTCGGCGATCAACCAAGAGCTATTTCCATGGTTGCAAAGTCTTTATCCGATATGGAGTGGTTTGAGTGATAAGCACATTGAGGCCGCGACCGAGTTGGCCTGCTGGGAGTTAATGCTAAGTGGTTGCTCAACGGTGGCCGATCATCATTATGTTTTTAATCAAGGTTTGAGTGAGGCCATTGATATTCAAGCCGAGGTGGTAGGACGCTTGGGGTTAAGAGCTACCTTAACTCGTGGCAGCATGAGTTTGTCACAAAAAGATGGCGGTTTGCCGCCTGATTCGGTGGTGCAAACCGAGCAGCAAATCTTAGATGACAGCCTGCGTTTAGCCCAGCGTTACCACGACGCAGCCGAGGGAAGCATGCTGCAATTGGCCTTGGCACCTTGTTCTCCATTTTCGGTAACTGAAGATTTAATGCGTGAAACGGCGATATTGGCGAAGCAACAAGGCTTGCGCTTGCATACCCATCTTGCCGAGACCATCGATGAAAATGAGTTTTGTGTGCGCAAGTTAGGCATGCGTCCGGTTGATTATTTAGAGCACTGTGATTGGATGGGGCCGCAAACTTGGCTAGCTCATGGCATTCATTTTAATTTGGAAGAGATCCAGCGCTTGGGGCAGCATCAAGTGGGCATTGCTCATTGTCCTACCTCAAATATGTTGCTGGCTTCGGGAATTTGTCCCACCCTAGACTTGGCTGCCGCGGGTTGTAAAGTCGGTTTAGCGGTAGACGGCTCAGCCTCTAACGACGGCTCGAATATGGTTCAGGAATTGCGCCACTCCTTGTTGCAGCAGCGCTTGCGTTATGGTGCCAGTAAGATTACCCATCAGCAGGTTCTGCATTGGGCTACTCAAGGTAGTGCTGAGGTACTAGGGCGTCAAGACATTGGGGTATTAGCGCCCGGTAAACAGGCTGATTTGGCCTTGTATAAGTTAGATGAGTTGCGCTTTTCTGGTAGTCATGACCCGCTAGCGGCCATCGTATTATGTGGTGCTAGCGAGGTAAGTAAGTTAATGGTGGCGGGGAAGTGGGTGATAGAAGATCCCCAGCAAACTCGTGAGCAGTTAAATGAGTTAATCAGTCGTCATCAACAATTGGCCAAGCAATTACTCGCTTAA
- a CDS encoding TetR/AcrR family transcriptional regulator, which yields MNKAVATQSGAIRKRNEKLILKAATNEFVKHGYQGTSLQAIADRAELPKANILYYFKSKQGLYRALLEDILALWNDSFANTTPESDPAITISSYIRSKMRYSRSHKKSSRIFAMEIIQGAPNLKEKLKFPLVDWTQNKCSLIQAWIDQGKIAPVEPLSLLFLIWGTTQFYADFDTEIRMIHGRSLSAEEFAKAEQDVINIVLRGLGLSLNT from the coding sequence ATGAATAAAGCGGTGGCAACACAAAGTGGGGCAATTAGAAAAAGAAATGAAAAGTTAATTTTAAAAGCGGCAACTAACGAGTTTGTGAAGCACGGCTATCAGGGTACATCTTTACAAGCGATTGCCGATCGCGCCGAACTGCCTAAAGCCAATATCTTGTATTACTTTAAATCAAAGCAGGGTTTATACCGCGCCCTGTTGGAAGATATACTGGCGCTATGGAATGACTCCTTCGCCAACACCACGCCCGAATCTGACCCTGCTATTACTATTAGTAGTTATATTCGTTCCAAAATGCGTTATAGCCGTAGCCATAAGAAAAGCTCTCGGATTTTTGCCATGGAAATCATTCAAGGCGCGCCCAACTTAAAAGAAAAGTTGAAGTTCCCATTGGTGGATTGGACTCAAAACAAATGTAGCCTGATTCAAGCCTGGATCGATCAAGGAAAAATTGCTCCGGTTGAACCGTTATCGCTATTGTTTTTAATATGGGGAACGACTCAATTTTACGCCGATTTTGATACTGAGATTAGAATGATTCATGGCCGCAGTTTATCAGCTGAAGAATTTGCCAAAGCCGAGCAAGATGTGATTAACATTGTGCTTAGAGGTTTAGGTTTGAGTTTAAACACCTAA
- the yjfF gene encoding galactofuranose ABC transporter, permease protein YjfF, which translates to MIKRNFPLFITIGVFLLGYIFCAMEFPAFLSTRVICNILTDNAFLGILAVGMTFVILSGGIDLSVGSVIAFTGVFLAKMIGDWGVAPQLAIMIVLVMGMLFGGFMGWIIDTLKIPAFIVTLAGMFFLRGSSFLLSEQSIPIQHPFFKELSRTVWHIWGGGRLSLMAVIMLVIVALGMLLAHRTRFGNNVYAIGGNANSAGLMGVPVRRTTIGIYMLSTFLATCAGIVFSIYTSAGYPLAGIGVELDAIAAVVIGGTLLSGGVGTVFGSMFGVLIQGLIQTYITFDGTLSSWWTKIIVGILLFGFIALQRLLTVMAERRKELNSSAAFKPLPS; encoded by the coding sequence ATGATCAAACGTAACTTTCCTTTATTCATTACTATTGGGGTGTTCCTGCTCGGTTACATCTTTTGTGCCATGGAGTTCCCTGCTTTTCTTAGCACTCGTGTGATTTGTAACATTCTCACCGATAACGCCTTTTTGGGCATTTTGGCAGTGGGCATGACCTTCGTTATTCTGTCTGGAGGGATTGACCTATCGGTGGGCTCGGTGATTGCCTTCACAGGGGTATTCCTAGCTAAAATGATTGGCGACTGGGGAGTGGCGCCGCAACTGGCCATAATGATTGTATTGGTGATGGGCATGCTGTTTGGTGGTTTTATGGGCTGGATCATCGATACCCTGAAGATCCCCGCCTTCATCGTGACACTGGCGGGCATGTTCTTCCTCCGCGGCAGTAGCTTTTTACTCTCCGAGCAATCCATTCCTATTCAACATCCCTTCTTTAAGGAATTGTCGCGCACCGTATGGCATATCTGGGGCGGCGGTAGGCTGAGTTTAATGGCGGTCATCATGTTAGTGATTGTGGCCTTGGGCATGTTATTAGCCCACCGTACCCGCTTTGGTAACAACGTGTATGCCATTGGCGGCAACGCTAACTCAGCCGGTTTAATGGGCGTGCCGGTTCGCCGCACCACCATTGGTATTTATATGTTATCTACCTTCTTGGCCACCTGCGCGGGGATCGTCTTTTCCATTTATACCTCAGCGGGTTACCCCTTGGCGGGCATAGGCGTGGAGTTAGATGCTATCGCTGCTGTGGTGATTGGCGGTACGCTGCTTTCTGGCGGAGTGGGTACGGTATTTGGTTCGATGTTTGGGGTATTAATTCAAGGTTTGATTCAAACTTATATCACCTTCGATGGCACCTTAAGTTCGTGGTGGACCAAAATTATTGTTGGCATCTTACTGTTCGGCTTTATCGCCTTACAACGCTTGTTAACGGTAATGGCTGAACGGCGCAAAGAGCTCAACAGCTCGGCAGCATTTAAACCCTTACCCAGCTAA